Proteins encoded together in one Coffea arabica cultivar ET-39 chromosome 2c, Coffea Arabica ET-39 HiFi, whole genome shotgun sequence window:
- the LOC113725257 gene encoding uncharacterized protein isoform X3 produces the protein MTNQMTAKIRLVRCPGCRQLLQEPDIPVYKCGGCGAVLQAAKKFKTDTKDTRFSSDGTHVEGKRELDYAPDQKDISRLNHGATSSAGGSSPDTSNDRKEDHFSDCNAKQFGDKIFSHELPNSLHLTSRENGDLSTITGEQIEQAQCDRNAEQETHNADQDIHKYENQFGDSNGKQPGDKIFSREFPSSLRLTSQQNGDLSPSIGGQIRAPIEQAQCDHNAEQETHNADQDIHKYENQFGDSNGKQPGDKIFSHEFPSSPCLNSRENGDLSPSIGGQIREPIEQAQCDHNAVQETHNADHDTNKYENQFSDSNGKQPGDKIFSHGLPNSLCLTSRENGDLSPSTGEQIEQDQCDYDQDTHNADQDMHRYENQFGDSKRNRSRGRSSSDGFYSSLEFPCHETDDSSPEHQAIMASGLSNRTTDNRARMEQMAREDCNQEQDKDTNLLSKVSLLTEGKLDENDCSPKGNALEERDQSKCVMQHVDKECNFEGHSKEFPKNDSASLEISSSAVSVPEKISALIEANSEVQDNLGGHVLGSFDTEDLLDGKETDASDTDENPLDQTIPLYNVDSPGDQHLGASQRISQHASSEDVLDNLPLVNLSSELGRKNINLSKSPTKSYYGDDGSASSYDGFENRFPGRFSKPPKRKLKQNMNNSSRLQREFGPSANDVLSSNLGMQDQAILGPGSEVQNLARKSSILPEKNHSTMKYKIHQDGLHDPRSYRHSSGSRIREDNDEHVSKLPSIPRYPLNGHRKGNLSHHPFSVFQHQSDLCAANAPSYTEPDKLELLRMVHELKDELNRMHISNSRFPSSVIREDKYNPLFYNHRLAPLEGISADLQYSKYPGRFSQWKGLPQFHRVPRVAFSGDAADYRRQIECAYLHHHPHDWQCSVQLPSHSLGCNKVHCMSHGSTCYNGQCSTSSSPQHYNSSEFSVWDRQTKSDEQWHRDNETQKFHLRERYHLAKRHVRPVAGGTPIVACYHCSELLQLPADFLLSGRRRHKLRCNTCRKIMKFSLQSSTHLVPHIADAVAPPPSVVDDDSSGSIRQRNWASTSQSNDAPYAEPLSCTDDYGISFDRSFSTEER, from the exons ATGACTAATCAAATGACTGCCAAAATTCGACTGGTTAGATGTCCCGGATGCAGACAGCTTCTTCAAGAACCAGATATCCCCGTATACAAGTGTGGAGGATGTGGTGCTGTTCTGCAAG CAGCGAAGAAGTTCAAAACTGACACCAAAGACACAAGATTCAGCAGTGATGGTACTCATGTAGAAGGAAAAAGGGAACTGGATTATGCACCAGATCAGAAAGACATCAGCAGACTTAATCATGGAGCAACTAGCTCTGCAGGGGGGTCGTCACCAGATACAAGCAATGACAGGAAAGAAGATCATTTTTCAGACTGCAATGCGAAGCAGTTTGGTGACAAAATTTTTTCTCATGAGCTTCCTAATTCACTGCATCTTACTTCTCGAGAAAATGGAGATTTGTCAACAATCACTGGGGAACAGATTGAACAAGCTCAATGTGATCGTAATGCAGAACAGGAAACACATAATGCAGACCAGGATATACACAAGTATGAAAATCAGTTCGGTGATTCCAATGGGAAGCAGCCTGGTGACAAAATTTTTTCTCGTGAGTTTCCTAGTTCACTGCGCCTTACTTCTCAACAAAATGGAGATTTATCACCAAGCATTGGGGGACAGATAAGGGCACCGATTGAACAAGCTCAATGTGATCATAATGCAGAACAGGAAACACATAATGCAGACCAGGATATACACAAGTATGAAAATCAGTTCGGTGATTCCAATGGGAAGCAGCCTGGTGACAAAATTTTTTCTCATGAGTTTCCTAGTTCACCGTGCCTTAATTCTCGAGAAAATGGAGATTTATCACCAAGCATTGGGGGACAGATAAGGGAACCGATTGAACAAGCTCAATGTGATCATAATGCAGTACAGGAAACACATAATGCAGACCACGATACAAACAAGTACGAAAATCAGTTCAGTGATTCCAATGGGAAGCAGCCTGGTGACAAAATTTTTTCTCATGGGTTGCCTAATTCACTATGCCTTACTTCTCGAGAAAATGGAGATTTGTCACCAAGCACTGGGGAACAGATTGAACAAGATCAATGTGATTATGACCAGGATACACATAATGCAGACCAGGATATGCACAGATATGAAAATCAGTTCGGTGATTCCAAAAGGAACAGGAGTAGAGGTAGAAGCTCTTCTGATGGCTTTTATAGTTCATTGGAATTCCCATGCCATGAGACAGATGATTCATCGCCAGAACATCAAGCAATCATGGCATCCGGACTTAGCAATAGGACGACAGATAATCGTGCAAGAATGGAACAAATGGCACGTGAAGATTGCAACCAGGAGCAGGACAAGGATACCAACCTCCTCAGTAAAGTTTCTTTACTGACAGAAGGTAAGCTTGATGAGAATGATTGTTCTCCAAAAGGTAATGCATTGGAAGAAAGGGATCAAAGTAAATGTGTCATGCAACATGTTGACAAAGAATGCAACTTTGAAGGTCACAGTAAGGAGTTTCCAAAAAATGACAGTGCCTCCCTGGAAATTTCTTCATCTGCTGTGAGTGTCCCTGAAAAAATATCAGCATTAATAGAAGCAAACTCAGAAGTGCAAGACAACTTAGGTGGTCACGTCCTTGGTAGCTTTGATACAGAAGATTTGTTGGATGGCAAGGAAACTGATGCAAGTGACACTGATGAAAATCCCCTGGATCAGACTATTCCATTGTACAATGTTGACTCTCCTGGTGATCAACACCTTGGAGCCTCTCAGAGAATTTCCCAACATGCAAGCTCTGAGGACGTTTTGGATAATCTGCCACTAGTCAATTTGAGCTCTGAGCTTGGGCGGAAGAATATAAATTTGTCCAAGTCTCCAACCAAAAGCTACTATGGTGATGATGGTAGTGCATCTTCTTATGATGGGTTTGAGAACCGGTTCCCTGGCCGGTTCTCAAAACCCCCCAAAAGAAAGTTAAAGCAAAACATGAACAACTCCAGTAGGTTGCAAAGGGAATTTGGACCTTCAGCAAATGATGTTCTGAGCAGCAACCTTGGGATGCAAGACCAAGCAATTCTTGGACCTGGGTCAGAGGTACAGAACCTGGCAAGGAAGTCCTCAATATTGCCAGAGAAGAATCATTCTACCATGAAATACAAAATTCACCAGGATGGTTTGCATGACCCCAGAAGTTACCGCCATTCTAGTGGAAGTAGAATAAGAGAGGACAATGATGAGCATGTTTCTAAGCTTCCATCCATTCCAAGGTACCCTTTGAATGGCCATAGAAAAGGGAATTTATCGCATCATCCATTCAGTGTTTTCCAGCATCAATCAGATTTGTGTGCAGCCAATGCACCATCTTACACTGAACCAGACAAACTGGAGCTGTTAAGAATGGTACATGAACTGAAAGATGAGCTCAACAGAATGCATATATCAAACAGTAGGTTTCCTTCTTCAGTTATCAGGGAGGACAAGTATAATCCATTGTTTTACAATCATCGCTTGGCACCTTTGGAGGGAATATCTGCTGATTTACAGTATTCCAAATATCCTGGAAGGTTTAGTCAATGGAAAGGCTTGCCCCAGTTTCATAGAGTCCCAAGAGTGGCTTTTTCAGGAGATGCTGCAGATTACAGGCGCCAAATTGAATGTGCATATTTGCACCATCATCCTCATGACTGGCAATGCTCAGTACAGTTACCTTCACATTCATTAGGCTGTAATAAAGTCCACTGTATGTCCCATGGCAGTACATGTTACAATGGCCAGTGTTCCACATCCTCAAGTCCTCAGCATTATAATAGCTCTGAGTTCTCTGTTTGGGATCGACAGACCAAGTCTGATGAGCAGTGGCATAGAGATAATGAGACTCAAAAATTCCATTTGCGAGAGAGATATCACTTGGCAAAGCGACATGTTAGGCCTGTAGCTGGTGGAACCCCTATTGTTGCATGTTATCATTGCTCTGAATTGCTTCAGCTGCCTGCAGATTTTCTCCTCTCAGGAAGGCGGCGCCATAAGTTAAGATGCAATACTTGCAGAAAGATTAtgaagttttcacttcagagcAGCACGCATCTAGTACCACACATTGCTGATGCTGTAGCCCCTCCTCCCAGTGTGGTCGATGATGACTCCAGTGGATCCATTCGTCAAAGGAACTGGGCATCCACCTCTCAATCCAATGACGCTCCATATGCTGAACCTCTTTCATGTACTGATGATTACGGAATATCCTTTGACAGAAGTTTCTCCACTGAAG AAAGATGA
- the LOC113725257 gene encoding uncharacterized protein isoform X2: MTNQMTAKIRLVRCPGCRQLLQEPDIPVYKCGGCGAVLQAKKFKTDTKDTRFSSDGTHVEGKRELDYAPDQKDISRLNHGATSSAGGSSPDTSNDRKEDHFSDCNAKQFGDKIFSHELPNSLHLTSRENGDLSTITGEQIEQAQCDRNAEQETHNADQDIHKYENQFGDSNGKQPGDKIFSREFPSSLRLTSQQNGDLSPSIGGQIRAPIEQAQCDHNAEQETHNADQDIHKYENQFGDSNGKQPGDKIFSHEFPSSPCLNSRENGDLSPSIGGQIREPIEQAQCDHNAVQETHNADHDTNKYENQFSDSNGKQPGDKIFSHGLPNSLCLTSRENGDLSPSTGEQIEQDQCDYDQDTHNADQDMHRYENQFGDSKRNRSRGRSSSDGFYSSLEFPCHETDDSSPEHQAIMASGLSNRTTDNRARMEQMAREDCNQEQDKDTNLLSKVSLLTEGKLDENDCSPKGNALEERDQSKCVMQHVDKECNFEGHSKEFPKNDSASLEISSSAVSVPEKISALIEANSEVQDNLGGHVLGSFDTEDLLDGKETDASDTDENPLDQTIPLYNVDSPGDQHLGASQRISQHASSEDVLDNLPLVNLSSELGRKNINLSKSPTKSYYGDDGSASSYDGFENRFPGRFSKPPKRKLKQNMNNSSRLQREFGPSANDVLSSNLGMQDQAILGPGSEVQNLARKSSILPEKNHSTMKYKIHQDGLHDPRSYRHSSGSRIREDNDEHVSKLPSIPRYPLNGHRKGNLSHHPFSVFQHQSDLCAANAPSYTEPDKLELLRMVHELKDELNRMHISNSRFPSSVIREDKYNPLFYNHRLAPLEGISADLQYSKYPGRFSQWKGLPQFHRVPRVAFSGDAADYRRQIECAYLHHHPHDWQCSVQLPSHSLGCNKVHCMSHGSTCYNGQCSTSSSPQHYNSSEFSVWDRQTKSDEQWHRDNETQKFHLRERYHLAKRHVRPVAGGTPIVACYHCSELLQLPADFLLSGRRRHKLRCNTCRKIMKFSLQSSTHLVPHIADAVAPPPSVVDDDSSGSIRQRNWASTSQSNDAPYAEPLSCTDDYGISFDRSFSTEGEPSLITPPIHPVERSCRTRDMSSGNSVVPLDDRKMKSTVGECQKLHTNSVESLEPVGPSLKRSKWRKSSSGIRQLPPSGGSPLHRLMGYSSPSAVMKV; the protein is encoded by the exons ATGACTAATCAAATGACTGCCAAAATTCGACTGGTTAGATGTCCCGGATGCAGACAGCTTCTTCAAGAACCAGATATCCCCGTATACAAGTGTGGAGGATGTGGTGCTGTTCTGCAAG CGAAGAAGTTCAAAACTGACACCAAAGACACAAGATTCAGCAGTGATGGTACTCATGTAGAAGGAAAAAGGGAACTGGATTATGCACCAGATCAGAAAGACATCAGCAGACTTAATCATGGAGCAACTAGCTCTGCAGGGGGGTCGTCACCAGATACAAGCAATGACAGGAAAGAAGATCATTTTTCAGACTGCAATGCGAAGCAGTTTGGTGACAAAATTTTTTCTCATGAGCTTCCTAATTCACTGCATCTTACTTCTCGAGAAAATGGAGATTTGTCAACAATCACTGGGGAACAGATTGAACAAGCTCAATGTGATCGTAATGCAGAACAGGAAACACATAATGCAGACCAGGATATACACAAGTATGAAAATCAGTTCGGTGATTCCAATGGGAAGCAGCCTGGTGACAAAATTTTTTCTCGTGAGTTTCCTAGTTCACTGCGCCTTACTTCTCAACAAAATGGAGATTTATCACCAAGCATTGGGGGACAGATAAGGGCACCGATTGAACAAGCTCAATGTGATCATAATGCAGAACAGGAAACACATAATGCAGACCAGGATATACACAAGTATGAAAATCAGTTCGGTGATTCCAATGGGAAGCAGCCTGGTGACAAAATTTTTTCTCATGAGTTTCCTAGTTCACCGTGCCTTAATTCTCGAGAAAATGGAGATTTATCACCAAGCATTGGGGGACAGATAAGGGAACCGATTGAACAAGCTCAATGTGATCATAATGCAGTACAGGAAACACATAATGCAGACCACGATACAAACAAGTACGAAAATCAGTTCAGTGATTCCAATGGGAAGCAGCCTGGTGACAAAATTTTTTCTCATGGGTTGCCTAATTCACTATGCCTTACTTCTCGAGAAAATGGAGATTTGTCACCAAGCACTGGGGAACAGATTGAACAAGATCAATGTGATTATGACCAGGATACACATAATGCAGACCAGGATATGCACAGATATGAAAATCAGTTCGGTGATTCCAAAAGGAACAGGAGTAGAGGTAGAAGCTCTTCTGATGGCTTTTATAGTTCATTGGAATTCCCATGCCATGAGACAGATGATTCATCGCCAGAACATCAAGCAATCATGGCATCCGGACTTAGCAATAGGACGACAGATAATCGTGCAAGAATGGAACAAATGGCACGTGAAGATTGCAACCAGGAGCAGGACAAGGATACCAACCTCCTCAGTAAAGTTTCTTTACTGACAGAAGGTAAGCTTGATGAGAATGATTGTTCTCCAAAAGGTAATGCATTGGAAGAAAGGGATCAAAGTAAATGTGTCATGCAACATGTTGACAAAGAATGCAACTTTGAAGGTCACAGTAAGGAGTTTCCAAAAAATGACAGTGCCTCCCTGGAAATTTCTTCATCTGCTGTGAGTGTCCCTGAAAAAATATCAGCATTAATAGAAGCAAACTCAGAAGTGCAAGACAACTTAGGTGGTCACGTCCTTGGTAGCTTTGATACAGAAGATTTGTTGGATGGCAAGGAAACTGATGCAAGTGACACTGATGAAAATCCCCTGGATCAGACTATTCCATTGTACAATGTTGACTCTCCTGGTGATCAACACCTTGGAGCCTCTCAGAGAATTTCCCAACATGCAAGCTCTGAGGACGTTTTGGATAATCTGCCACTAGTCAATTTGAGCTCTGAGCTTGGGCGGAAGAATATAAATTTGTCCAAGTCTCCAACCAAAAGCTACTATGGTGATGATGGTAGTGCATCTTCTTATGATGGGTTTGAGAACCGGTTCCCTGGCCGGTTCTCAAAACCCCCCAAAAGAAAGTTAAAGCAAAACATGAACAACTCCAGTAGGTTGCAAAGGGAATTTGGACCTTCAGCAAATGATGTTCTGAGCAGCAACCTTGGGATGCAAGACCAAGCAATTCTTGGACCTGGGTCAGAGGTACAGAACCTGGCAAGGAAGTCCTCAATATTGCCAGAGAAGAATCATTCTACCATGAAATACAAAATTCACCAGGATGGTTTGCATGACCCCAGAAGTTACCGCCATTCTAGTGGAAGTAGAATAAGAGAGGACAATGATGAGCATGTTTCTAAGCTTCCATCCATTCCAAGGTACCCTTTGAATGGCCATAGAAAAGGGAATTTATCGCATCATCCATTCAGTGTTTTCCAGCATCAATCAGATTTGTGTGCAGCCAATGCACCATCTTACACTGAACCAGACAAACTGGAGCTGTTAAGAATGGTACATGAACTGAAAGATGAGCTCAACAGAATGCATATATCAAACAGTAGGTTTCCTTCTTCAGTTATCAGGGAGGACAAGTATAATCCATTGTTTTACAATCATCGCTTGGCACCTTTGGAGGGAATATCTGCTGATTTACAGTATTCCAAATATCCTGGAAGGTTTAGTCAATGGAAAGGCTTGCCCCAGTTTCATAGAGTCCCAAGAGTGGCTTTTTCAGGAGATGCTGCAGATTACAGGCGCCAAATTGAATGTGCATATTTGCACCATCATCCTCATGACTGGCAATGCTCAGTACAGTTACCTTCACATTCATTAGGCTGTAATAAAGTCCACTGTATGTCCCATGGCAGTACATGTTACAATGGCCAGTGTTCCACATCCTCAAGTCCTCAGCATTATAATAGCTCTGAGTTCTCTGTTTGGGATCGACAGACCAAGTCTGATGAGCAGTGGCATAGAGATAATGAGACTCAAAAATTCCATTTGCGAGAGAGATATCACTTGGCAAAGCGACATGTTAGGCCTGTAGCTGGTGGAACCCCTATTGTTGCATGTTATCATTGCTCTGAATTGCTTCAGCTGCCTGCAGATTTTCTCCTCTCAGGAAGGCGGCGCCATAAGTTAAGATGCAATACTTGCAGAAAGATTAtgaagttttcacttcagagcAGCACGCATCTAGTACCACACATTGCTGATGCTGTAGCCCCTCCTCCCAGTGTGGTCGATGATGACTCCAGTGGATCCATTCGTCAAAGGAACTGGGCATCCACCTCTCAATCCAATGACGCTCCATATGCTGAACCTCTTTCATGTACTGATGATTACGGAATATCCTTTGACAGAAGTTTCTCCACTGAAGGTGAGCCCTCACTAATCACACCCCCAATTCATCCTGTTGAAAGAAGTTGTCGAACTAGAGACATGTCATCTGGTAATTCTGTCGTGCCCTTGGATGATAGAAAGATGAAGTCCACAGTGGGCGAGTGTCAGAAGCTGCACACCAACTCCGTGGAGAGCCTTGAACCAGTGGGACCTTCGCTCAAGAGATCCAAGTGGCGAAAGTCATCCTCAGGAATCAGGCAACTTCCACCGTCAGGAGGATCTCCACTGCATCGGCTTATGGGTTATTCGTCGCCAAGTGCTGTTATGAAAGTCTAA
- the LOC113725257 gene encoding uncharacterized protein isoform X1: MTNQMTAKIRLVRCPGCRQLLQEPDIPVYKCGGCGAVLQAAKKFKTDTKDTRFSSDGTHVEGKRELDYAPDQKDISRLNHGATSSAGGSSPDTSNDRKEDHFSDCNAKQFGDKIFSHELPNSLHLTSRENGDLSTITGEQIEQAQCDRNAEQETHNADQDIHKYENQFGDSNGKQPGDKIFSREFPSSLRLTSQQNGDLSPSIGGQIRAPIEQAQCDHNAEQETHNADQDIHKYENQFGDSNGKQPGDKIFSHEFPSSPCLNSRENGDLSPSIGGQIREPIEQAQCDHNAVQETHNADHDTNKYENQFSDSNGKQPGDKIFSHGLPNSLCLTSRENGDLSPSTGEQIEQDQCDYDQDTHNADQDMHRYENQFGDSKRNRSRGRSSSDGFYSSLEFPCHETDDSSPEHQAIMASGLSNRTTDNRARMEQMAREDCNQEQDKDTNLLSKVSLLTEGKLDENDCSPKGNALEERDQSKCVMQHVDKECNFEGHSKEFPKNDSASLEISSSAVSVPEKISALIEANSEVQDNLGGHVLGSFDTEDLLDGKETDASDTDENPLDQTIPLYNVDSPGDQHLGASQRISQHASSEDVLDNLPLVNLSSELGRKNINLSKSPTKSYYGDDGSASSYDGFENRFPGRFSKPPKRKLKQNMNNSSRLQREFGPSANDVLSSNLGMQDQAILGPGSEVQNLARKSSILPEKNHSTMKYKIHQDGLHDPRSYRHSSGSRIREDNDEHVSKLPSIPRYPLNGHRKGNLSHHPFSVFQHQSDLCAANAPSYTEPDKLELLRMVHELKDELNRMHISNSRFPSSVIREDKYNPLFYNHRLAPLEGISADLQYSKYPGRFSQWKGLPQFHRVPRVAFSGDAADYRRQIECAYLHHHPHDWQCSVQLPSHSLGCNKVHCMSHGSTCYNGQCSTSSSPQHYNSSEFSVWDRQTKSDEQWHRDNETQKFHLRERYHLAKRHVRPVAGGTPIVACYHCSELLQLPADFLLSGRRRHKLRCNTCRKIMKFSLQSSTHLVPHIADAVAPPPSVVDDDSSGSIRQRNWASTSQSNDAPYAEPLSCTDDYGISFDRSFSTEGEPSLITPPIHPVERSCRTRDMSSGNSVVPLDDRKMKSTVGECQKLHTNSVESLEPVGPSLKRSKWRKSSSGIRQLPPSGGSPLHRLMGYSSPSAVMKV, translated from the exons ATGACTAATCAAATGACTGCCAAAATTCGACTGGTTAGATGTCCCGGATGCAGACAGCTTCTTCAAGAACCAGATATCCCCGTATACAAGTGTGGAGGATGTGGTGCTGTTCTGCAAG CAGCGAAGAAGTTCAAAACTGACACCAAAGACACAAGATTCAGCAGTGATGGTACTCATGTAGAAGGAAAAAGGGAACTGGATTATGCACCAGATCAGAAAGACATCAGCAGACTTAATCATGGAGCAACTAGCTCTGCAGGGGGGTCGTCACCAGATACAAGCAATGACAGGAAAGAAGATCATTTTTCAGACTGCAATGCGAAGCAGTTTGGTGACAAAATTTTTTCTCATGAGCTTCCTAATTCACTGCATCTTACTTCTCGAGAAAATGGAGATTTGTCAACAATCACTGGGGAACAGATTGAACAAGCTCAATGTGATCGTAATGCAGAACAGGAAACACATAATGCAGACCAGGATATACACAAGTATGAAAATCAGTTCGGTGATTCCAATGGGAAGCAGCCTGGTGACAAAATTTTTTCTCGTGAGTTTCCTAGTTCACTGCGCCTTACTTCTCAACAAAATGGAGATTTATCACCAAGCATTGGGGGACAGATAAGGGCACCGATTGAACAAGCTCAATGTGATCATAATGCAGAACAGGAAACACATAATGCAGACCAGGATATACACAAGTATGAAAATCAGTTCGGTGATTCCAATGGGAAGCAGCCTGGTGACAAAATTTTTTCTCATGAGTTTCCTAGTTCACCGTGCCTTAATTCTCGAGAAAATGGAGATTTATCACCAAGCATTGGGGGACAGATAAGGGAACCGATTGAACAAGCTCAATGTGATCATAATGCAGTACAGGAAACACATAATGCAGACCACGATACAAACAAGTACGAAAATCAGTTCAGTGATTCCAATGGGAAGCAGCCTGGTGACAAAATTTTTTCTCATGGGTTGCCTAATTCACTATGCCTTACTTCTCGAGAAAATGGAGATTTGTCACCAAGCACTGGGGAACAGATTGAACAAGATCAATGTGATTATGACCAGGATACACATAATGCAGACCAGGATATGCACAGATATGAAAATCAGTTCGGTGATTCCAAAAGGAACAGGAGTAGAGGTAGAAGCTCTTCTGATGGCTTTTATAGTTCATTGGAATTCCCATGCCATGAGACAGATGATTCATCGCCAGAACATCAAGCAATCATGGCATCCGGACTTAGCAATAGGACGACAGATAATCGTGCAAGAATGGAACAAATGGCACGTGAAGATTGCAACCAGGAGCAGGACAAGGATACCAACCTCCTCAGTAAAGTTTCTTTACTGACAGAAGGTAAGCTTGATGAGAATGATTGTTCTCCAAAAGGTAATGCATTGGAAGAAAGGGATCAAAGTAAATGTGTCATGCAACATGTTGACAAAGAATGCAACTTTGAAGGTCACAGTAAGGAGTTTCCAAAAAATGACAGTGCCTCCCTGGAAATTTCTTCATCTGCTGTGAGTGTCCCTGAAAAAATATCAGCATTAATAGAAGCAAACTCAGAAGTGCAAGACAACTTAGGTGGTCACGTCCTTGGTAGCTTTGATACAGAAGATTTGTTGGATGGCAAGGAAACTGATGCAAGTGACACTGATGAAAATCCCCTGGATCAGACTATTCCATTGTACAATGTTGACTCTCCTGGTGATCAACACCTTGGAGCCTCTCAGAGAATTTCCCAACATGCAAGCTCTGAGGACGTTTTGGATAATCTGCCACTAGTCAATTTGAGCTCTGAGCTTGGGCGGAAGAATATAAATTTGTCCAAGTCTCCAACCAAAAGCTACTATGGTGATGATGGTAGTGCATCTTCTTATGATGGGTTTGAGAACCGGTTCCCTGGCCGGTTCTCAAAACCCCCCAAAAGAAAGTTAAAGCAAAACATGAACAACTCCAGTAGGTTGCAAAGGGAATTTGGACCTTCAGCAAATGATGTTCTGAGCAGCAACCTTGGGATGCAAGACCAAGCAATTCTTGGACCTGGGTCAGAGGTACAGAACCTGGCAAGGAAGTCCTCAATATTGCCAGAGAAGAATCATTCTACCATGAAATACAAAATTCACCAGGATGGTTTGCATGACCCCAGAAGTTACCGCCATTCTAGTGGAAGTAGAATAAGAGAGGACAATGATGAGCATGTTTCTAAGCTTCCATCCATTCCAAGGTACCCTTTGAATGGCCATAGAAAAGGGAATTTATCGCATCATCCATTCAGTGTTTTCCAGCATCAATCAGATTTGTGTGCAGCCAATGCACCATCTTACACTGAACCAGACAAACTGGAGCTGTTAAGAATGGTACATGAACTGAAAGATGAGCTCAACAGAATGCATATATCAAACAGTAGGTTTCCTTCTTCAGTTATCAGGGAGGACAAGTATAATCCATTGTTTTACAATCATCGCTTGGCACCTTTGGAGGGAATATCTGCTGATTTACAGTATTCCAAATATCCTGGAAGGTTTAGTCAATGGAAAGGCTTGCCCCAGTTTCATAGAGTCCCAAGAGTGGCTTTTTCAGGAGATGCTGCAGATTACAGGCGCCAAATTGAATGTGCATATTTGCACCATCATCCTCATGACTGGCAATGCTCAGTACAGTTACCTTCACATTCATTAGGCTGTAATAAAGTCCACTGTATGTCCCATGGCAGTACATGTTACAATGGCCAGTGTTCCACATCCTCAAGTCCTCAGCATTATAATAGCTCTGAGTTCTCTGTTTGGGATCGACAGACCAAGTCTGATGAGCAGTGGCATAGAGATAATGAGACTCAAAAATTCCATTTGCGAGAGAGATATCACTTGGCAAAGCGACATGTTAGGCCTGTAGCTGGTGGAACCCCTATTGTTGCATGTTATCATTGCTCTGAATTGCTTCAGCTGCCTGCAGATTTTCTCCTCTCAGGAAGGCGGCGCCATAAGTTAAGATGCAATACTTGCAGAAAGATTAtgaagttttcacttcagagcAGCACGCATCTAGTACCACACATTGCTGATGCTGTAGCCCCTCCTCCCAGTGTGGTCGATGATGACTCCAGTGGATCCATTCGTCAAAGGAACTGGGCATCCACCTCTCAATCCAATGACGCTCCATATGCTGAACCTCTTTCATGTACTGATGATTACGGAATATCCTTTGACAGAAGTTTCTCCACTGAAGGTGAGCCCTCACTAATCACACCCCCAATTCATCCTGTTGAAAGAAGTTGTCGAACTAGAGACATGTCATCTGGTAATTCTGTCGTGCCCTTGGATGATAGAAAGATGAAGTCCACAGTGGGCGAGTGTCAGAAGCTGCACACCAACTCCGTGGAGAGCCTTGAACCAGTGGGACCTTCGCTCAAGAGATCCAAGTGGCGAAAGTCATCCTCAGGAATCAGGCAACTTCCACCGTCAGGAGGATCTCCACTGCATCGGCTTATGGGTTATTCGTCGCCAAGTGCTGTTATGAAAGTCTAA